Sequence from the Sphingomonas koreensis genome:
GTCGATCGCATCGACGCCCGGGCTGTTGTCGAAACGGATGTTCCACGCCCAGGGCAGTTCCTGGCACGGCGCGAAGAAGGTGCCGCGATACCAGTCGCGCCCAGCGCGGAGATAGATCGCGTCGCGATCCTCGGCGCGATAGTCGCGGACCATCGAGGCGAAGGGGATGCGCGCTTCCTTCGCCGCCGCAGCGGCGGCAGGCGCTGGGGTATCCTGCGCCGAAGCGGGAAGCGCGGACACCGCCGCGCCGGCAAGCATGGCGGCGGCGAGCGGATGGATCAGGCGGTTCATCATATCGAGCCCTTTACCCGCATAGGCGTGAACGGGTGGTGAGCCTGGCAGTCAGGCGCTGGAAAGGAAACGGAGCCCTTCCGGATGAACCGGAACCAGCGCGAGAAACGAACCGAATAGGCAAAATGTGCTTGACATCGTCGCGCTGTTTGGGTACAAAACAGGAACGCTGAGGAATTGCGAGTCGGGCGGAGGCAGGTGGTCCCTCGCCGCGCGCCGGCCAAGGACCGTGCAGACGCGGAGCGTATCCGCCTTGGCTCGCAGCGAACGGGCCGGCGCGCCGGAGGGCGCAGCCGGCCCGTTCGCATTTGCGGAGTATCGATTGCGATGGCTGAGACGATCATCACGCTTTCGGGCGAACGGAAGCGCCGCAAGGCGAAGGACGACAGCTTCGGCAAGACCAAGCGGCAGACGTTCCTCGATGCGCTGGCGCTGACCTGCAACATCGGCAGCGCGGCGGCGAAGGCGCAGGTGCATCGTTCGACGGTGTGCCGCACGCGCCAGCGCGATCCGGTGTTCGCCGAGCAATTCCGCGAGGCGCTGGCGATCGGCTATGACCGGATCGAGGCGCTGGTCCTGGAACATGGCGGCGCGGGCGAACCGATCGAAGCCGATCCGGATCGCGCCGAGGCCGAAGGGATGAAACCGGTGCCGTTCGATTTCGAGCGGGCGATGAAGGTGCTGCTGTACCACCGGAGCCAGCGCAACGGCGAACCGAATCGCCGTACCGGCCGACCGCGCCGGGTCGCGACGCGCGAAGAGACCAATGCAGCGCTGCTCAAGGCGCTCGCCGCGGCGAAACGGCGGGTGGCCAAGCGCCGGGACGACCATGGTTGAGCGCATGCGCGCCGCAGATGTGGATGACGCATGGCTGCGAGGAGAGGTGGAGGATCTGCCCGCCGACGAGCAGGTGCGGGTGGTGCGCAACCTGAGCGATCCGCAGGCGCGCGAATGGCACCAGCGCTGGGCGATCTGGTGCCATGCCGGGCAGGACGCGCCCGGCGGCGACTGGCGCGTCTGGCTGATCCGGGCCGGACGCGGCTTCGGCAAGACGCGCACCGGATCGGAATGGGTGAGCGAGCTGGCGCGCAGGCATCGTGGCGCGCGGATCGCGCTGGTCGGCGCGACGTTCGACGAAGTGCGGCGGGTGATGATCGAGGGCACCAGCGGGCTGATCGCGGTGGCGCGCGACGGCGAGGCGATCGACTGGCGGCCGACCGCGGGCGAGCTGCACTTTGCGTCGGGGGCGACCGCCTATGTCTATTCGGCCGAGGCGCCGGAAGCGTTGCGCGGCCCCGAACATCATTTCGCCTGGTGCGACGAACTGGGCAAATGGCGGCGGCGCGGCGAACTGGCCTGGGACAATCTGGCGATGGGCCTGCGCCTGGGCGAAGGCGCCCGCGTGCTGGTGACGACGACGCCGCGTCCGACCCGGCTGATGCGGCGGGTGATGGCGCTGCCCGGGACGGTCGAGACGCGCGGGCGAACCCGCGACAATCCGCACCTGCCCGAAAGCTTCGTCGCGGCGATGGAGGCCGAATATGGCGGCACACGGCTGGG
This genomic interval carries:
- a CDS encoding DNA-packaging protein; this encodes MRAADVDDAWLRGEVEDLPADEQVRVVRNLSDPQAREWHQRWAIWCHAGQDAPGGDWRVWLIRAGRGFGKTRTGSEWVSELARRHRGARIALVGATFDEVRRVMIEGTSGLIAVARDGEAIDWRPTAGELHFASGATAYVYSAEAPEALRGPEHHFAWCDELGKWRRRGELAWDNLAMGLRLGEGARVLVTTTPRPTRLMRRVMALPGTVETRGRTRDNPHLPESFVAAMEAEYGGTRLGRQELDGELIDEVAGALWTRGMIEACRGRKPRGVVRVVVGVDPPASAEGDACGIVAVALDADGTGHVLADASVAGLSPEGWAQAVARCATRHRADKVVAEKNQGGDMVKSVLRAADVAMPVKLVHASRGKAARAEPVAALYEAGRVKHAGRFAQLEDELCGLSAGGGYEGPGRSPDRADALVWALTELMLGRRRVAKVRGLG
- a CDS encoding DUF6491 family protein; its protein translation is MNRLIHPLAAAMLAGAAVSALPASAQDTPAPAAAAAAKEARIPFASMVRDYRAEDRDAIYLRAGRDWYRGTFFAPCQELPWAWNIRFDNSPGVDAIDRFSTVIARGERCRLNSLVKIVGEPPAKAKKPGKPEK